A genomic window from Anaerolineae bacterium includes:
- the ftsH gene encoding ATP-dependent zinc metalloprotease FtsH, translating into MNQFYKNLALWIVVTLMMIMLYNLFSQQRVPQVNINYTDFLAMVESEKVADVIIQGQELLVTDTSRNRFKVFAPQDADLIKILRQKGVSINAKPQAESPWYVSILVSWLPMIVLIGVWIFFMRQMQSGGGKALSFGKSRARLQSDQSKKVTFDDVAGIDEAKEELGEIIDFLKEPKKFTRLGGRIPKGVLLMGPPGTGKTLLARAIAGEAGVPFFSISGSDFVEMFVGVGASRVRDLFVQGKKNAPCIIFIDELDAVGRHRGAGLGGGHDEREQTLNQLLVEMDGFESNEGVILISATNRPDVLDPALLRPGRFDRQVVVPLPDIRGREEILNVHMKKTPIATDVDSLVLAKGTPGFSGADLENLVNEAALLGAKRNKEKIDMSDLEDAKDKVYMGLERKSKVVREEDRKITAYHEGGHALVARLLPNTDPINKITIIPRGRTAGVTWFLPEERDFRFKDQLENELSVAFGGRAAEEIVFNRITTGAANDIKQATKLAQRMVRSWGMSKKLGPLSYAKDEEQIFLGREISQHRDYSEETAKQIDEEINSFIKKAYTQAENVLKEHIDILHKLALLLLEKETVKGKELDELIHSMKPDFKLPPKESEDKKNEKA; encoded by the coding sequence TTGAACCAATTTTATAAAAATCTCGCTTTATGGATAGTCGTCACCTTGATGATGATAATGCTATATAATCTTTTCAGCCAGCAACGCGTACCTCAAGTTAATATCAATTACACTGATTTTCTTGCCATGGTAGAAAGTGAAAAGGTGGCTGATGTGATCATACAGGGTCAGGAGCTTCTGGTTACCGATACAAGCCGCAATCGTTTCAAGGTATTTGCGCCCCAGGATGCCGATCTTATCAAGATTCTCAGGCAAAAGGGTGTATCTATCAACGCAAAACCTCAAGCCGAGTCGCCATGGTATGTATCCATTCTTGTTTCATGGCTTCCAATGATTGTTCTCATAGGGGTATGGATATTTTTTATGCGTCAAATGCAGTCCGGAGGCGGTAAGGCACTTTCATTCGGCAAGAGCCGCGCGCGACTGCAATCCGACCAGTCAAAAAAAGTAACATTTGACGATGTTGCGGGAATCGACGAAGCAAAGGAAGAGCTTGGTGAAATTATTGACTTCCTGAAAGAGCCTAAAAAGTTTACACGTCTTGGAGGACGGATACCCAAAGGGGTTCTTTTGATGGGGCCTCCAGGCACAGGAAAAACTCTTCTTGCACGCGCGATTGCAGGCGAAGCAGGGGTTCCCTTCTTTAGCATCAGCGGCTCAGATTTTGTAGAAATGTTTGTCGGCGTAGGAGCATCACGTGTAAGAGACCTTTTTGTTCAAGGCAAAAAAAACGCTCCGTGTATTATATTCATCGATGAACTCGATGCTGTAGGAAGGCATAGAGGAGCCGGTCTCGGAGGGGGACATGACGAAAGGGAACAGACATTAAACCAGCTTCTTGTTGAAATGGATGGATTTGAATCAAATGAAGGTGTTATTCTTATATCCGCAACAAACCGTCCTGATGTGCTTGATCCTGCTCTTCTGCGTCCCGGCCGTTTTGACCGCCAGGTGGTTGTTCCGCTTCCTGACATAAGGGGCCGTGAAGAAATTCTTAATGTTCACATGAAAAAAACGCCTATTGCGACTGATGTGGATTCACTGGTTTTGGCAAAGGGAACGCCGGGTTTTTCCGGCGCGGACCTGGAAAATCTGGTTAATGAAGCAGCTCTTCTTGGCGCCAAAAGAAACAAAGAAAAAATTGATATGTCCGACCTGGAAGATGCAAAGGATAAAGTTTACATGGGGCTGGAGCGCAAGTCAAAAGTCGTCAGGGAAGAGGATAGAAAAATAACAGCATATCACGAAGGAGGACATGCCCTTGTTGCCCGTTTGTTGCCCAATACAGATCCAATTAATAAAATAACCATTATACCAAGAGGCCGGACAGCCGGTGTTACATGGTTCTTGCCTGAAGAAAGGGATTTCAGATTTAAAGATCAGCTTGAAAATGAGCTTTCAGTTGCCTTTGGAGGCAGGGCAGCCGAAGAAATCGTTTTTAACAGAATCACCACCGGTGCGGCAAATGACATCAAACAGGCAACTAAACTTGCCCAGCGTATGGTGCGTTCCTGGGGTATGAGTAAAAAGCTCGGCCCTCTTTCTTATGCAAAGGATGAAGAACAGATTTTTCTTGGCCGTGAAATATCTCAGCACAGGGATTACTCTGAAGAAACAGCAAAACAAATAGATGAGGAAATAAATTCTTTTATCAAGAAAGCATACACACAGGCTGAAAATGTATTAAAGGAACATATAGACATTCTTCATAAACTTGCGCTGCTTCTTCTTGAAAAAGAGACCGTCAAAGGGAAAGAGCTTGATGAACTTATACACTCCATGAAACCGGATTTTAAGTTGCCGCCCAAAGAGTCTGAAGATAAAAAAAATGAAAA
- the tilS gene encoding tRNA lysidine(34) synthetase TilS, translating to MQRSHKIFSVVRQAITAYRMFQPGDSVLICVSGGPDSVALLHILLSLAPEFSYTIGVAHLNHCLRKKDSDDDAEFVASLAKKLDLPCYIKKKDVRKYQKQHKLSLEEAARRVRYAFYDQVAEKNGFNKIAIGHHADDNAELVLMYLLRGSGPLGIGGIPAVRNCKNDNRQIIRPMISVKRSEIIDFLRAKELRYVSDKSNNDMRFLRNRVRHQLIPLLKGSYNPRVVETLNRLSLIIRCEEKWIESNINSIFKKLTISIRNDKIILSATGIDEIDPAVQRRVIRKAIAEVKGDLRRITFSHIDSAISLLKSGRTIASIDLPDRIRVERNKDLLCFSKEKKRLRDLNTKAGDIEPVCFKYSIVKPRSKPESVYIKEMNLTLKFSNINIENLPDIHCAGQNIAFFDMADIVFPLILRPFRSGDYFQPLGMSGAQKVKNFFINNKIPRPKRLRYPILLSKEKIIWIIGLRIDDSVKIKPSTRIVLKAELILA from the coding sequence TTGCAAAGGTCTCATAAGATATTTTCTGTTGTAAGACAGGCAATTACAGCTTACAGGATGTTTCAACCCGGTGATTCTGTGCTGATATGTGTGTCAGGTGGGCCTGATTCCGTCGCTCTTCTTCATATATTGCTTTCATTAGCTCCAGAGTTTTCATACACGATTGGTGTTGCTCACCTTAATCACTGCCTCCGCAAAAAAGATTCAGATGATGACGCTGAATTTGTTGCATCCCTTGCCAAAAAGCTTGATCTGCCCTGTTATATTAAGAAAAAGGATGTTCGCAAATATCAGAAACAGCACAAACTTTCTCTGGAAGAAGCAGCCAGACGTGTCCGCTATGCTTTTTATGATCAGGTCGCGGAAAAAAACGGATTCAACAAAATTGCCATCGGCCATCATGCTGATGACAATGCGGAACTTGTATTGATGTATTTGCTTCGAGGAAGCGGTCCGCTTGGTATTGGCGGGATACCTGCCGTGAGAAACTGCAAAAATGACAACAGGCAGATTATTCGGCCTATGATAAGTGTGAAAAGATCCGAAATTATTGATTTTTTAAGAGCAAAAGAATTAAGGTATGTTTCCGATAAATCCAATAATGATATGAGATTTCTTAGAAATAGAGTGCGTCATCAATTAATTCCTTTGCTAAAGGGATCGTACAACCCAAGGGTAGTCGAAACCCTTAACCGCCTTTCTTTAATTATAAGATGTGAAGAAAAATGGATTGAAAGTAATATAAATTCAATATTCAAAAAACTTACCATATCCATACGGAATGACAAGATTATTCTTTCAGCAACAGGAATTGACGAAATAGATCCGGCAGTGCAAAGAAGGGTAATAAGAAAAGCAATTGCCGAGGTAAAAGGGGATTTAAGGCGCATTACATTTTCTCATATAGACTCGGCGATTAGTCTTTTGAAAAGCGGACGGACCATTGCCAGTATCGATCTTCCCGACCGTATCAGGGTTGAGCGGAACAAAGATCTTCTCTGCTTTTCAAAAGAAAAAAAGAGGTTGCGGGACCTTAATACAAAAGCCGGTGATATTGAACCGGTTTGTTTTAAATACAGTATTGTAAAACCGCGCTCTAAGCCTGAATCAGTATATATAAAAGAGATGAATCTAACTCTGAAATTTTCTAATATAAATATCGAAAACCTGCCTGATATTCATTGCGCTGGACAGAATATTGCTTTTTTTGATATGGCTGATATTGTTTTTCCTTTAATTCTCAGGCCATTCAGGTCTGGTGATTATTTCCAGCCGCTTGGCATGTCAGGCGCTCAAAAGGTAAAAAATTTTTTTATAAACAACAAAATCCCGAGGCCCAAACGATTAAGATATCCGATCCTGCTCAGTAAGGAGAAAATAATCTGGATTATTGGCCTGAGAATCGATGACTCAGTTAAGATTAAACCATCAACAAGAATTGTTCTAAAGGCCGAGCTTATACTTGCCTAA
- a CDS encoding DUF3568 family protein codes for MPILLACCLINTGCAFFVAGVGTGAAVCTYKCGELKKSYQASLDKTIIACNAALKSLKITITEKTPAGITAIIKGRCPDKTLVKIKIAMITDRIAEVSVRSGIVGVWNKKRSELIHAGIAQRL; via the coding sequence ATGCCTATATTATTAGCCTGTTGCCTTATAAACACCGGTTGCGCATTTTTTGTTGCCGGAGTCGGTACAGGCGCGGCAGTTTGTACTTATAAATGTGGCGAATTAAAAAAGTCGTACCAGGCATCGCTTGATAAAACAATCATTGCCTGTAATGCGGCTTTAAAAAGCCTTAAAATAACTATTACAGAAAAAACACCGGCCGGTATTACCGCAATAATTAAAGGCAGATGCCCTGACAAAACATTGGTTAAAATAAAAATTGCTATGATAACAGACAGGATTGCCGAGGTTTCCGTCCGTTCAGGCATTGTGGGAGTATGGAACAAAAAAAGATCTGAGTTGATTCATGCCGGCATCGCTCAAAGGCTATAA
- the grpE gene encoding nucleotide exchange factor GrpE, whose protein sequence is MSDEKKKIDVEPEKVDSVEKESKKSGAAKEHKKKHHELIKDMEAELKAAQEESRENYDRFLRVSAEFENYKKRSARETGEFRKFANESLIKDMLSVVDNLERAVNSSTADNKADSALVEGVNMTLKEILKIFEKFNVTPLESLKKPFDPNFHQAVLSEESDDYDENTVINELQKGYIIHERLLRPAMVVVSMPKARADNEKNKNIENEKNRSDDLI, encoded by the coding sequence ATGTCTGACGAAAAAAAGAAAATAGATGTTGAACCCGAAAAAGTTGATTCAGTAGAAAAAGAGTCAAAAAAAAGCGGTGCAGCGAAAGAGCATAAAAAAAAACATCATGAGTTAATTAAGGACATGGAAGCCGAACTGAAAGCTGCGCAAGAAGAATCCAGAGAAAATTATGATCGTTTTTTAAGGGTTTCAGCTGAGTTTGAAAATTACAAAAAGCGGTCGGCTCGAGAAACAGGTGAATTCAGAAAATTTGCAAATGAATCCTTAATTAAAGACATGCTTTCTGTTGTTGATAATCTTGAACGAGCTGTAAATTCTTCAACCGCTGATAATAAGGCAGATTCCGCTTTGGTGGAAGGGGTTAATATGACCCTGAAGGAGATATTGAAAATTTTTGAAAAATTCAACGTAACCCCCTTGGAATCATTGAAAAAACCTTTTGATCCAAATTTCCATCAGGCTGTACTGAGCGAGGAATCGGATGATTATGATGAAAACACCGTTATAAATGAACTTCAAAAGGGATATATTATACATGAAAGGCTGCTGAGGCCGGCTATGGTGGTAGTCTCCATGCCAAAAGCCAGGGCAGATAATGAAAAAAACAAAAATATTGAAAATGAAAAAAACAGATCTGACGATCTGATATAA
- the dnaK gene encoding molecular chaperone DnaK gives MGKTIGIDLGTTNSCVAIMEGNEAKVITNPEGGRTTPSVVAITDKGERLVGQIAKRQAITNPENTIFAVKRLIGRKYASPTVQSDIKILPYKMEQASNGDIRINLRGKLHSPAEISSFILANIKKTAEEYLGEKVTDAIVTVPAYFDDSQRQATKDAGRVAGLNVLRIINEPTAAALAYGLDKKKEEKVVVFDLGGGTFDVSILEIGEGVFEVKSTNGDTHLGGEDFDLRLIDYLADEFKKDQGIDIRTDKMALQRLKEAAEKAKMELSTSVETDVNLPFITADASGPKHLDIKITRAKLEDLTGSLLDKLENPCRTALKDSGLALGDIDEVILVGGMTRMPAVQERVKKIFGKEAHKGVNPDEVVAIGAAIQGGVLKGDVKDVLLLDVTPLSLGIETLGGVMTRLIEKNTTIPTRKSQIFSTAADSQPAVSIHVLQGEREMAAGNKTLGRFELVGIPPAPRGVPQIEVVFDMDANGIVNVSAKDQATGKEQSIQITASSGLSKEEIDKLVKDAELHADEDKKKKELVEARNTADSLIYSTEKSIKDLGDKVDSATKSKIEENITNLKKAMEGDDKEEIKRMSEELTQCSHKLAEAMYQQASQKGEEHAESGAKGAAQPGGSTPDEDVVDADFEEVKSDDKK, from the coding sequence ATGGGTAAAACAATTGGAATCGATCTTGGTACTACAAATTCGTGCGTAGCCATAATGGAAGGAAACGAAGCAAAGGTCATTACAAATCCTGAAGGAGGCCGCACAACACCATCGGTAGTTGCTATAACCGACAAAGGGGAGAGGCTGGTCGGCCAGATTGCAAAAAGACAGGCTATCACGAATCCTGAAAATACAATTTTTGCCGTTAAAAGACTTATAGGCCGGAAATATGCATCACCCACAGTTCAAAGTGATATCAAGATACTTCCTTATAAGATGGAACAGGCAAGTAATGGAGATATACGCATAAACCTTCGTGGTAAACTTCACAGCCCCGCGGAGATATCATCATTTATACTGGCAAATATCAAGAAAACAGCAGAGGAATATCTTGGCGAAAAAGTTACTGATGCAATAGTCACCGTGCCGGCCTATTTTGACGACAGTCAGCGTCAGGCCACTAAAGATGCTGGAAGGGTTGCAGGCCTTAATGTTTTAAGAATTATTAACGAACCGACTGCTGCGGCTCTTGCTTACGGCCTGGACAAGAAAAAAGAGGAAAAGGTCGTTGTATTTGATCTTGGTGGAGGCACATTTGATGTGTCCATACTTGAAATCGGTGAGGGTGTGTTTGAGGTAAAATCTACAAACGGCGACACCCATCTTGGAGGGGAAGATTTTGATTTAAGGCTGATCGATTATCTTGCAGATGAATTTAAAAAAGATCAGGGAATTGATATCAGAACCGACAAGATGGCACTGCAAAGGCTTAAGGAAGCAGCTGAAAAAGCAAAGATGGAATTGTCCACATCCGTGGAGACAGATGTTAATCTTCCTTTTATAACTGCTGATGCCAGCGGCCCCAAGCACCTTGATATTAAAATAACCAGAGCCAAGCTGGAAGACCTTACAGGCAGCTTGTTAGATAAGCTTGAAAACCCATGCCGTACCGCGCTAAAGGATTCAGGACTGGCTCTCGGCGATATAGATGAGGTTATCCTGGTCGGCGGCATGACACGCATGCCGGCTGTTCAGGAAAGGGTCAAGAAGATATTCGGCAAAGAAGCACACAAGGGGGTTAATCCTGATGAAGTTGTTGCTATCGGCGCTGCTATTCAGGGAGGTGTTCTAAAGGGTGATGTAAAGGATGTTCTGCTTCTTGATGTTACACCTCTTTCACTTGGTATTGAAACCTTAGGCGGCGTAATGACAAGGCTTATTGAAAAGAATACAACCATTCCTACAAGAAAAAGCCAGATTTTTTCAACCGCCGCAGACAGCCAGCCGGCTGTTTCAATTCATGTGCTCCAGGGTGAGCGCGAGATGGCGGCAGGCAACAAGACACTCGGTCGTTTTGAACTTGTTGGCATACCACCTGCACCGAGAGGTGTGCCTCAGATAGAGGTGGTATTCGATATGGACGCCAATGGCATTGTGAACGTGTCTGCAAAGGATCAGGCTACCGGCAAGGAACAGTCGATTCAGATTACAGCCTCTTCCGGCCTGTCAAAGGAAGAAATAGATAAACTGGTTAAAGACGCAGAGCTTCATGCTGATGAAGATAAAAAGAAGAAAGAGCTGGTAGAAGCGCGCAATACCGCTGATTCTCTTATTTATTCAACGGAGAAATCAATAAAGGACCTTGGAGATAAGGTGGACAGCGCAACTAAAAGTAAAATTGAGGAAAACATTACCAACCTTAAAAAGGCTATGGAAGGTGATGACAAGGAAGAAATCAAACGCATGAGCGAGGAGTTGACACAGTGTTCCCATAAGCTTGCAGAAGCTATGTATCAGCAGGCATCGCAAAAAGGGGAAGAGCACGCTGAATCTGGTGCGAAAGGCGCTGCTCAGCCAGGAGGTTCTACTCCTGACGAGGATGTTGTAGATGCTGATTTCGAGGAAGTAAAGAGTGATGATAAAAAATAG
- a CDS encoding CTP synthase codes for MHYDTKFIFITGGVLSSLGKGLASASIGALLESRGLTVTIQKLDPYINVDPGTMNPFQHGEVFVTDDGSETDLDLGHYERFTHAKLGRDNNFTTGKIYNSVITKERRGDYLGGTVQVIPHITDEIKNSIKLAANGVDIVIVEIGGTIGDIESLPFLEAIRQFKADVGKENILYIHLTLVPYIAAAGELKTKPTQHSVRELRSIGIQPDILLCRTDRYLSKSLKSKIALFCNLDGDAIITAKDVQCIYEVPLIFHKEGLDDKIVELLKIFTKPPELDAWEELVKKYKNPKHSVNIAIVGKYVDLTESYKSLNEALSHGGIANDCKVNLIFVDSENIDDNNCAGSLGIADGILVPGGFGSRGIEGKICAVKYARENKIPFFGICLGMQIAVIEFARNVAGMPNAHSSEFDEKNPYPVIYLMLEWYDDRTKTMQMRDKSSDKGATMRLGAYPCKIRQKTFAFEAYSRENISERHRHRYEFNNAYKDKLEESGLVISGTSPNEELVEIVEIKDHPWFLGCQFHPEFKSRPMDPHPLFKDFIKAALKQAQA; via the coding sequence ATGCATTATGATACAAAATTTATATTTATAACCGGCGGAGTTCTTTCCTCCCTTGGCAAAGGGCTGGCTTCCGCATCCATTGGAGCGCTTCTCGAAAGTCGCGGCCTTACCGTTACCATTCAAAAACTCGACCCTTATATTAATGTTGATCCCGGAACAATGAACCCATTCCAACACGGTGAGGTTTTTGTAACAGATGATGGTTCTGAAACAGATCTGGATCTTGGGCATTATGAGAGGTTTACCCACGCAAAACTTGGCAGGGACAATAACTTTACAACCGGCAAGATATATAATTCCGTCATAACCAAGGAACGCAGAGGAGATTATCTGGGAGGCACTGTCCAGGTCATTCCGCATATTACAGATGAAATTAAGAATAGCATCAAACTGGCCGCTAATGGGGTGGATATAGTCATTGTTGAAATAGGCGGCACAATCGGCGACATAGAAAGTCTTCCTTTCCTGGAAGCAATCCGGCAATTCAAAGCAGATGTGGGCAAGGAGAATATTCTATATATCCATCTAACCCTTGTTCCTTATATTGCTGCTGCAGGAGAGCTCAAAACAAAACCGACCCAGCATAGCGTAAGGGAACTCAGAAGCATAGGCATTCAGCCCGACATACTGCTTTGCCGTACCGACAGATACCTGTCTAAAAGTCTCAAATCCAAGATAGCGCTTTTTTGCAACCTGGATGGTGATGCAATAATCACCGCCAAAGATGTTCAGTGCATCTACGAAGTCCCTCTAATATTTCACAAGGAAGGGCTTGATGACAAGATTGTTGAACTGCTTAAAATTTTTACAAAACCACCCGAACTTGATGCATGGGAAGAGCTTGTCAAAAAGTATAAAAACCCAAAACATTCCGTTAACATAGCTATAGTCGGAAAGTATGTAGATCTGACTGAATCATACAAGAGTTTGAACGAGGCTCTGTCTCATGGCGGAATCGCTAATGATTGCAAGGTGAATCTTATATTCGTTGATTCAGAAAATATTGATGATAACAATTGCGCCGGCTCTCTCGGCATTGCCGACGGCATACTGGTTCCCGGCGGGTTTGGATCGCGCGGCATCGAAGGCAAGATATGTGCGGTTAAATATGCAAGAGAAAACAAAATTCCGTTCTTTGGTATATGCCTGGGAATGCAGATAGCGGTTATTGAGTTTGCGCGCAATGTGGCCGGCATGCCAAATGCCCACAGCAGCGAGTTTGACGAAAAAAACCCATATCCTGTTATCTATCTCATGCTTGAGTGGTATGATGACAGAACCAAAACAATGCAAATGCGTGATAAAAGTTCAGACAAAGGCGCTACAATGCGCCTTGGAGCATATCCATGTAAAATCAGGCAAAAAACTTTTGCTTTTGAAGCATACAGCAGGGAAAATATTTCGGAACGGCATCGCCACAGGTATGAATTTAATAATGCTTATAAAGACAAACTTGAGGAAAGCGGACTTGTCATAAGCGGCACATCACCGAACGAAGAACTGGTTGAAATTGTCGAAATTAAAGACCACCCGTGGTTTTTAGGTTGTCAATTCCACCCGGAATTTAAATCACGCCCAATGGACCCTCATCCTCTGTTCAAAGATTTTATCAAGGCCGCTCTTAAGCAGGCACAGGCGTAA
- the eno gene encoding phosphopyruvate hydratase: MTEIIDVKAREVLDSRGNPTVEADVILTCGAVGRAIVPSGASTGKREALELRDTRSKRFNGKGVNKAIKNVTDIIAPAVLGMDAADQDTLDNYMIKLDGTPNKSKLGANAILAVSMAAARAASLAYGLPLYRYLGGINARYLPIPMMNVVNGGSHAANNLDIQEFMIVPVGAKSITQAIQMGAETFHSLKKILKEKGLVIAVGDEGGFAPDLKSNEEAIKLIISAIKSAGYKPGEDIGIAIDAAASEFYKQGTYYLKSENKKLTSKQMIDYYEGLIEKYPVLSIEDGLSEQDWQGWELMTDRLENSIQIVGDDIFVTNPKIFGKGIEQGIANSILIKLNQIGTVTETLDAIEMAKQAGYTTVISHRSGETEDTFIADLVVGVNGGQIKTGSMSRTDRIAKYNQLIRIEEELGGGARFSDDIFIA; the protein is encoded by the coding sequence ATGACGGAAATAATTGATGTAAAGGCAAGGGAGGTTCTGGATTCAAGAGGGAACCCAACAGTTGAGGCGGATGTAATTCTCACCTGCGGAGCTGTTGGTCGCGCTATTGTGCCTTCCGGCGCTTCAACCGGAAAACGTGAAGCCCTTGAGCTTCGTGATACACGATCAAAGCGTTTTAATGGAAAGGGAGTTAACAAGGCCATTAAAAATGTGACGGATATTATTGCGCCGGCTGTGCTCGGAATGGATGCGGCTGATCAGGACACCCTTGACAACTATATGATTAAATTAGACGGCACTCCAAACAAATCAAAACTTGGAGCAAATGCCATACTTGCCGTATCCATGGCAGCTGCAAGGGCTGCATCGCTTGCCTATGGATTGCCTCTTTATAGATATTTAGGCGGGATAAATGCCAGATATCTTCCCATTCCCATGATGAACGTAGTTAACGGCGGATCACATGCCGCCAATAATCTTGATATTCAGGAATTCATGATAGTGCCTGTTGGAGCAAAATCGATTACCCAGGCGATTCAGATGGGAGCAGAAACCTTTCACAGCCTGAAAAAGATATTGAAAGAAAAGGGGCTTGTTATTGCTGTTGGCGATGAAGGAGGTTTTGCCCCGGATCTAAAGTCTAATGAAGAGGCAATAAAATTAATAATAAGCGCTATTAAATCAGCCGGATATAAACCAGGGGAAGATATCGGGATTGCCATTGATGCGGCTGCAAGCGAGTTCTATAAACAGGGAACATATTATTTAAAATCGGAAAATAAAAAACTTACATCAAAACAGATGATCGACTATTATGAGGGTTTAATTGAGAAATATCCTGTCCTTTCCATTGAGGACGGCCTTTCTGAACAGGATTGGCAGGGATGGGAGCTGATGACCGACAGGCTGGAAAACTCTATCCAGATTGTCGGCGATGATATCTTTGTCACCAACCCAAAGATATTCGGCAAAGGCATTGAACAGGGAATAGCAAACTCCATTCTTATTAAGTTGAATCAGATAGGTACGGTAACTGAAACCCTTGATGCCATTGAAATGGCTAAGCAGGCTGGATACACTACAGTAATATCCCACCGGTCAGGAGAAACAGAAGATACATTTATCGCAGACCTTGTGGTCGGCGTAAACGGCGGCCAGATAAAAACAGGTTCAATGTCGCGTACAGACAGGATCGCAAAGTATAACCAGCTCATCAGGATTGAAGAGGAGCTTGGTGGCGGAGCCAGATTTTCAGATGATATATTTATTGCATAA